Within Spinacia oleracea cultivar Varoflay chromosome 4, BTI_SOV_V1, whole genome shotgun sequence, the genomic segment attcaagataggctgtcaggaccagtcctgtgactaagaaatttctatcaagtgaacttgaatttcaaaagttgaaaatggtccctggccggaagttttctataaaggtggacgcatagaagacactagacgactagaatgcaagatgactagtagttctgtttcttaaactatgtggacatggaaatgtcgcaatcatttgcatagatacttacttgagaagattagtatcggacatacctatgaaaATTTACTGTAAGAGGGATGAGATgtcgaaagttgtacaaggccactcggagagctagaaccTGAAAAacgcatggccgtgctcagatgaatcataggctatgattatctgtttattgaccagttgaactctgaaatcgagaaatacctctggacataataaggatgactactcttaccttatgttcatgagaaggaatcaagcgacaaaggaattaggaaatgcacacttgtccctaaggacaagtgggagactgaaggaaataattcccttggtccaagtttgcatttatgcatttaatgctaagtctaatacatgcggttcagtattaattaacaagttaataattcggggagatcaagtgaactgaatgcctagctagaggtcgcttcagttcaagtggagttgataacattaatccacaacttattcttgactgaacccgtgggGTCACACAGATAGCACATGAACGGATCaattatttaagtgaatatattattcattaagtactctatttatgatcattcggaaatgccggatctcggtttcagtgggagctgaaatcgacAAAAGGCAAATTAAGTAAATAATATTCcgaaaatgaagatattgccggaaacggaaatatggttcatgatggaaatataaatattatccaagacgtagatgtttccaggaaacgaaaacatggttcgtatcggaaaatattatcggaaagagaaatattgtcggaatcgaaaatattaccggaaacggaaatattaccggaatcgaaaatattttcggaatgGGAAATTATAtctggaatcgaaaatattaacggaaacgtaaatatttgttcgaaacgaaaatagattccggaatcggaaaacaaatcggaagctcgacgagcgacaagccggcaagcgagtcgGCCAATCGCTCAACAAGCAAAAGGCCGAGCGCATAACACTAGGCGCGAAGCCCAGCCGTGTGCGATGGGCCTGGAGCGCTGTGGGCCACAACGAGCCAAGGCAAGCAGCAGCGTACATGGCCAAGGCCAAAATGCAGCGcgtgctgggccttgggccagcAGCGACTGCATTTGGGCCTAGCCAGGCACGCGCGCCAGCGTGGCCCTTGTGGTTGCGTTGGTTGTTTCGTCTTGGGCTTCAAGCAATGTCCGATTACTTAGTCTCAACTTTGGCTTTAAGTATTAGTTTTCCTAGTCTTACTAGAATtggattaattaagagtttaattattgcGACAATTCTAATTGGTTAAGAATTTCAATACTAATAGGATTGGTAATTGTTTTTCTAGTGAGACtcaaatttattatttcctactctataaatatgaggctagcccTCATAATTCAATACaccaaaatcatattctttacttagattgtgttcaagggagaacatagttTATAGCCTAAaccgagtgcataaaacctttgtaatatcctagttggttgaacctaaggcagatggggcgacacttggagctctaaagacttgttcttgttcggttcgggagcagctagggaaggcacgcatcacattatatgtaacctaaattatgctaattgactatgtggaaattaatttggattcctggctttatggtttttccgcatgaattatattgtttgtattattcataaccctacaAGTACTACTCTATCTGTATTTTTTTGAGGAGTTACATGTTGATCGGCACAAGCATTAAGGAAACATAGTTGAATTTGATATACTTCGTAATGATGATGTAAGTGTAAAAAAGAAAGTATAAAAAACAGGCGTAGTGTAAAAGTTGCCAAATATTgaaattatttatgatttaactGGCTCATGGGAAAGGTGATCTAAAAGTAATAAACAATTGGGAGTAGATATGTAATATCAAAAATGGAATTGTGACTCCTAAAAAACTGCGGTCGAAAGTAGTAATTGTAACTCTTAAAAAAGTACGGAGCGTGTACGTATATGTGTAGAGGGTATTTTTGTTGCCTTTTCCCTTCCTACGGGGGCGGTTTTAGAACCTTTGTATCTTTGtcttttgaaggagtcgccaccaaacattatttagggtctcctttggaaagaccaaaaagtgactctattaggataaggcattgaatcttagaaacggatgggtgagatccgggcaagggaacgagattcTTATTTCGCGAGCtttaaaaataattcaaatgcgtggcacaacattttcgaaaataccctagtttagactatgtgggtttgaatttagaacaaatagaatttctactttgtattgtgaccactttgctttaaagttaatttcagggaacctaagatcggtttgtccaagaaattatctttgttaagcgtggtgtaaccttgtattttgttgtatttagcatgtgaggtgatgaaagcaataaacaagtaaagaaaaatcacaatagaaaataagttcagaattagtaaaatacatccccacctagaaatggactaggtgggaaaccacattgcctagaaggactaggcaagtaaagttgcaaaattgaaagtgcggaattgaaatgcgttattgaaattgcataattgaaagtgcggaattgaaatgcgttattgaaattgcataattgaaagtgcgtaattgaaaggtgcgatattgaaattgcaatattgaaagtgaACTTAagacatgagatccgaacgccaaacgacttcttaagaataagtgcgttcgacacggattcaaagccaaaaatctcaaattTAGGACAAGTTGTTCATCCCAAAGTGTCCTTGATTTTgcacatagaacttgaacttgaaaagtttgaatcttgaaatattggacttgaaatattgaacttgaaatgttgaactttaaaatattgaacttgaaatgttgaactttgaaatattgaacttgaaatgttgaactttgaaatattgaacttgaacttgaaatattgaacttaagagtcttgaatctcaaagattggaccttttaatgttgaaaaggtttgatctttgatatgctcttattttgaaatgatcctagtttagggaagtgaatacaaacaaccctaaacattattggatcttgaaacttgaacttgaaatttgaaaagtggagtcttgaatctcaaagattaaacctttaaacagtagaaaggcatcatctttgattactccatattttgaagatgattctagttcaagaaagtgattacaaacaaccttgaacatcattgaatcttgaaagtttgcatttttgtatcacataaagtttggattttgtaagaaatgtatgattgttgtaagtgacacttttaagattAAAAGTGCAAATTTagtaatcatttttgaaagagaaaatcaaggaaacatgattgattagggttgggattcggaattacctagttaggtttaggcaagaattctttttggagctcccaattgcttagaactttgaaattgtatgagattttggaggatttttgtattttgatttgagtggcaatttttgtagtacgacgttgtgttttcgattttgcctccccataatgctcagaattaggggtttaaataggaaaatttgctgctaaacgccagcccacaccagcgtccagcgcagaagctgccaaacaaggacgaaagatgtcgtccttgcttttggcttgtaatggtgtacctttgtacgaattgtacgaagttggcacatagtgtttgcttgatgattaaggcttggtttgcatctaaaaacaagccgtttcgggtttttgaattcggttttatgggacgaggcccggcttgctcggttttgtgggtcggcgcccaaaTTTGGGTTGTTTAATGTCATTTCgattggaaaaggccttgtaaaattaatgggatagtccattgggtgagattgtacttggattttgaaattgatttttggaaattgtattttgtaccgagttctggaatgggaacggcctcggggattggattatAGCTCTTGGATTtttgaaatgttcttagcaatatggacttccgcacggagttgctccaaccgcctactaaggataatggtatcgtaaTCATCCCAATGGgtagacacgatttaggtgtctacaatatgaTAAAGAAAACTTAGGAAACATAAAGTGttcattttttttggtgtaaagAGAGCCGCTGAAGGCAATACGACAAATGATATAGATGAGATATGATCCCAGGTCTTGGGTACTATCTCCTCAAGACTCTACCAACTAAGGTACTTATCCACAAAAACGTCAAGGATAACATACGCTTAAGTTAtgaaaatattactccctccgtctcttaatactcgacccgttttgactttttgcactattcacataattcactttgaccctattttatttctagtatatgaaaacaaatgttagtatataatatattgttggcttcatcttaatatatatattttgaaaatattaatatttttataaatttttataatatgtagttaaagaaattggtgttcaaagttgtacattggcaagcgtgtctgGTCAAAACagagcgagtattaagggacagagggagtagttttgTTGGTTAATTTATACGGAGTCGTGCCCAAATGTCACATTTAGCGAATTCTATACATACTACGTACTACCCAAATTGCGAAAGAATAATGCTGAGTTTATACTGGTTGTTCTTTATTCATAAACATTTACAAAGTTCATATTGTGTTACTACGTAATTGACCAGCTACTCCCCATTGCAAGTAGCAATAATAtaaaaaatctaaaaataaaatctgAAATGTTGTATAAGTTGATCAATATTTAATTAGAAGGCGAGGGCTTAAGACATAGTTTCATAGGTTCAGATCTCTCCTCCCGTTTATAATTTAGTACCGCCCTTTTAACTCGGATCATTCACAccccataaaaaataaaataaaataaaataaaaatataagttATATGGGACATGCCGTTCGCACATGAGAATTAAATCAGGCAGGATAAATTATGTTATGAGATGTTCTTTATTCATTTCATGTAGCTGGTACACGTACGGGTGACGGGGTGAACGATCAAAGCTTATAGCAAGTTTTGAATTATTACATGGAACATAATgactctctctatatatatatatatatatataaagtcaTTAGCGAGTTAGTGTGATTAGCAACTAACAAATTGGTAATTAACTCGAAGGTGGCCTTGAGCATGGCCTTGACGGTTGGTGTCAATTTGATTAAACACGTTAACATCAAGGTCTAACCCTCCGTTGCTGCACTGATCAACTATTCTCACTGTTGTTGCAGCTCCAGTTGCCATGTTCGTTACCTGCACATAAATTCATATCCATTTCTTTTTAAACTCCAAATATTTAATGTTGATAAAAAAGTATAGGAAACGCTTACCCTAAGACATTTGCCACAAGAAGCTTGACCGCGAGGACCAGCAGGGCCACAGAAGGCGGTCCAACCATAACGTTGGCGCCAAGACAAGGGCTGGTTAGCGTCCCATGTTGCACAATACACACTTGCCGTAAGATAATTCCACCCAATGTTTTGTGGATTGTAGAGATGGTAAGTTGCCCTTACATTACTTGCACTTTGTGCTGCACAGCTAACTGCTAATGCTAGGCACACCACAACACTAACTAAAACACTATTTCTCTCCATTTTTTTCCttaacttattttgttttataatttgTTTGATAATTTTGCTACAAAATGTTGCCTTCTTATAGCCAGTCTTGTTTGAAAATTCTAAGTTCGAGGCAGTTACAACCATTGTCGTACTAAACATGTTCTAGTACGTGCAATATTACGTAGTACTCCGTACGAAGTATGTATTAGCAGCCTTATCACTTTAGATAGCCAAAATAACAACTCTATTTAttcaacatttttcttgtcaaGTTGTCAATGCCGTAGAACGGTAGGAAAGGGGGTTATGTATAGTAAATGGAGAGCAGGTTGTCGAATAGTAAATGTACACTCTTTCAGTCCTTATAAGTTCATCTTTAATCACTATTGTACAAGGCTAGGCTTAATGGTAATGGTTGAGTCTCACAACCTTGAGGTCGTGGGATCAAACTCATTATCTTTCCCGGGTAGATTCGTGTTAGGCTTCTTAGTTAGTCAAGAAAAAACTACGTTAATcaaattaattgattattaGTTTATTACCTACGTAGTACTCCTTATTCATTAGTACCACAATTATTTGGGTTACACCTAGCTAGTTAATAATACAATAATGAAACAGGTGAGATTTATGATAATTTCATGGCTGCTGCACTCCAAATTTAATTGTCTCACGTACATGTGATCTTTCTCAATTGTATTCAACTACTGAAGAAATGCTATACCAACATTTTTACTCTTTTTTATGCAAATTATAAAAAGGTTTAGCAATAAagataaaattgaaaaaataaattatgaaagTATGGGATGTCATGAGTCATTTAATCATCTATGGTTtttgctttttaaatactaggtatagatagatTATTAATAGCCCTATCTAAATCTACACAAGTACACCCTAGACAACCATCACGTGTTAGACACGTGCACGAAAAAAACTATATACGGATTACTATGTTGTATTATATATAGTCTCTCTCTATTTTGTTCAATGATGCACTTTGACCAGCATAAAGTTTAAAGAgactgagttgattttattaatataagaTACAATGGAGTTGGGTAAATGAGAATAAACAATTTTGATAAAAGATAGTGAAGTATTAAAGAGCGATTTTCTTCAATATTGTTTAAAGAACGTCAAATTCCCAAAATGCGccactttttaacttaattcccaccataccgtccacgtcagcattaaaaccggtctcttttttttttaacgaagcgacactaaaccgctatctcaggtagcggttgacttaagtaaaccgctatctgagatagcggtttataatcaCGTAGGTAGTACTATTTATaaatggttaaaaaaaaaaattcatcagCTAGGGGTCAAACCCACGACCTTTTGGTTAGGAAATAAACACTCTATCCGCTGAGCTACAGACACTAATGttgataagttaaatttagaAATGTTTATAATGAATATTAATAAAtggttaaaaagaaataaacacatcaggtaggattcgaacccacaacCTCCTGCGTAGAAACAACACACTCTATCCATTGAGCTACAGACACAATTGATGTCATAAAAGGTTACTTCTAAattatatttctatttaaactgtaattcatgttaaaaataatttacaattaagtaaaccgccatctgagatagcggttttgttttaatacaaaccgctatctgagatagcggtttataacattgaaccgccatctgagatggcggtttgctttaaaacgaaaccgctatctcatatagcggttcaatgctgaaccggaaaaaaaaattacttctctttctcccttgcttacgtggacggtatggtgggaaataacttaaaaagtaacgtatttagggaattgttggatctttatgcaatattgaaggaaatcgctcagtATTAAAGTTTTAAATGTAGGTAAAAAGGTAAGgaagaaataacaaaataaCTAGTTAGTAGCATGGGTGATGCCCCGGAGTGTTAAATATAGGTGGAGTTTAATTtcctcatttcaaattcactccATAATACTTCATCCGATTCTTTGTAGTTGCAACACTTTGCTTTTCACGGTTGCCAATGCATATCTTGAACAATTAATATATTTAGTACGTTCCGataagtaaaattataaaaaattgattttcgcaaaatatacattgagaagaatataacaagatctcacatgaatatgtttttccttaaatatagatcataaaaattaaacaaagtatattatgtgaatagtgcaaaaaacaAGTGTTAACTATTTTGAATCGGATGAAGTATTTTATATATGCAGTTTGAGAATATTATGAATTTCATTATATATACAGTTTAAGAATAAAATTAGTTAACCAACAATCACTAAGATCATTTTTTGAGTAATTTACATTGTTTGTGTGAAAATTTAGTTTCTCTACTATTTTGTTTGTAACTTATAAGAATATTTTAAATACAATTGTATTTTGAGTTACAAAGGCGAAGTACATTTCGGACGAAAAAAAGCACATTTGATTTGCTAAAACAAAGCGCtgcattatttatttttctattacTTTCTATGTTAATTTAATAGTTTTATGTTTGATCTATTGAGTTAAAATGAAGAAAGAATTTGTTATCATAAATTGTTACTCAAATACATAAATTTGGGGATTGATTTTTATACATACATAAACATAAATTTGGGCATCAAATTTTatacatactccctctgttctcgaatattagtccattttggaatcttgacactattcataattgaagagaatcttatcttttctttccaatacgtacttcaaaacatattcatgtgaatcttattttgttcgtcttaatatgtagtttaacaatatcaaattttctatttttctaacatacgtatttggagatatttaagtttaaatattgagttgaaacgagttgaaaagtcaaaacaagactaatatttaagaacgaaGGGAGTACATAAGAACACATTTTCTCTTTTGTAATTGTTTTATAGTCATAAGTTGTATTGTAAACATAAATTTGGACattaattttatacatacaTAAGAATAAGTTttctcttatttaattattttagagtCATAGTTGTATAGAAGAGATCTCGTTCAAGTAAGGTCGTAGAGTCATAATTAAGTTGTATTATTTCTATAGTTGCATCCTTTTAACTTCTAGCACTTTTCACTTAACTTACTTTGACCATGATTTTCTactcataaataaaaataaatactaTTATTTAAAATGTTATTGGGTTTGTCACAACAGGGGCGGAATTAGGGGGGCTGGCGGGGACAATGCTCCACCCCCATGATATGTTTAACTATTAAATATGCACTATAAAAGCACATGTCTAGTATAGCTTTTTTTTTGACGACCTAGTCTAGTATAGCTCAAATGGTTATTTTCCTTTAAAATTGGAGGTACAAGGTTCGATCCTTAGCTCtctcaattttttttgagggaaagctCTCTCAATTTTATACttagttttcttattttatttttgttcatcaatgttataaaaattatatgttaaAATTTGGCCCCCCTATGCATAATTTCTGATTCCGCCACTGTGTCACAATGTATATTACaccaacttttataattttttactaATACATACAAAGTAATTATGAATGATGATTTGTcgtaccttcaaaaaaaaatgatgatttgtcaaaaataaaagtcaaaacgatGCAACTATATGGAGAAAATATATAATTTGCCACGTTGTTTAGTTGTAACGTCCACGTTTGTTAAAATCGACTTCGTTCAAATCTACAAGTATCTTTCAGTGAAATAAATTGATTAGCAACTTGAGCACGATAGAGTGGATAAAACTCAACAAATGAATTTTGACTAGGTCCAACTATAACTATCCAAGTACCAAGTCACAAAAGATGGGCTGGCATTACTATTTACTAGAGCCAATCCGGTGTGTATGGCTGCTCCGtcgtttttcttcttttttttcctttttttttttttttttttttttgtaaataagttgttccggtgttgaagtggacgaaacaatgggcttcgaatgaaggccctttcgtgtgcgttgaagatcttgctagcttgaatgagtaatgtccgaattcacctgcacaaagaCAAAGTTACTaccctcgggggtgtttccgaggaaaagCCCCTCCGAtacctaagtaagaacgatgctcggattctagagagagaagttctctagagagtagtcttaaggcgataaattggacgtaccttgaagtgtgagccttggcggcttatttatagtgtttgcataataaatgtccataagtcatttattgctattgggccatgggccttggttgatggctgaatagccctTTGAgtgtagtgggtttgatgttgttgtatttgagccattgggctttggacttagtggtcCAATTGAcattcaattgggagcccaaacaacatgccccccagacccggtccatttagaattaaatgggtgggtttccagctgtcagaaatccaaaagttccctctcttttttcaaaaaagaggtGATTTgaattgatgacaagtgttgggacttGTTTTGAGtagtggagatcgtgggtttgaaGGAAGTTGGTGCGCCTTTTTTCTTCTATAAATATTGGACGCGACTTCTCATCAAacttttactttctctctctttcacgCAAACATCCTCTCTTTTTCCGGCGATCGCAGCTTTCGATATTCTCCAGATCTACGGTTTTTGGTTAGCTCTTATCTTCGGGAACTCGTTTCATTCactttatcggcgaattccgcttcggaagaAGGTAACTTGTTTGTGAATTTCATTCTTTTTCTTGCTCTTTCCTCTACCCCTCAATCTGAACCCTAGGCTTAGAATTTGAGACCATGGtgaagaacaagggcaagggTAGGTTCGTCGTCGTTTCTTCCAGTGAGAGGGAAGATGTCCCTTCAGAAAGGGTACAGAAAACTTCGAAGGGCTGGCCTTCGGACAAGGCGGTGGAGAAAACTTCggctggttgggatgcttccaaaGATGAGGTTGTTGGAGGCTCTGGTGGGTATGAACGCGCTGCTTCTGGTAAGAAGGCCGGTTCTTCAGGTCACCGTCGGTCTTATCCTGAGTTTCTAGTTCATTGGACTGAGGCTGATCCGAAGAGTAAGCTTGCGCCTATTTTGCATGAGACCACCAAGATTGACGGTCTCCTGGAAAAATCAGTGAGTGGTGAttggttggtggaggcgaagctgggggcCTATCATCGGAAAGCCGAAGAGCTATATGGAATCCAGCACGctttggggtactggtgcgagcttcccgaaCAGGAGCGTCCTCgagtgactcatccgccgaaaGGTTTCATTTCTGTGTCCACCCATCACCTGGAGAATGGTCTCCGTTTTCCTTTGGATCCGTTCATTTCCGAGCtcttggtgtcgtacaacatcagtttggctcAACTTACTCCGAAGTccatgaggcacatcatcggatttcgATGGGTGTGCGACTTCGTCAATTTCCCCTGCTCTGTCGCCGTTTTTAAAGATCTTCACGATCTGTCCttcaaccatgcttccaagggtgatgggtatggttggtggaccattgtcAACAAGAAGTCTTGGAGGAAGGGTGAGCCTAACTATATCACGGCTTATCCTTACCTCAGCTCCGACCATAACTGGAAAACGGAGTGGCTGCTTGTTCGTGTTCCAACGGATCCGAAGCATCTAAATTTCTACCGTCCTCCAAAATGGTTTGTGAAGCCTGATCCCGACATGGTGGGGGTTGCTACTCCGGATCGGAGGCATAAGCATTTGTTTTGCAGAATACGGTTTTGATCGTATCGACCCTGAGGTTTTGGGCATCTCTTTGGATCTGCGGACCATTCACGATTCGGCTCCCGAGTACAAGTTTgggaaagagaatcctcgtaatcctcgtttgagggattacgtgttgtctcctgCGGGTGTTGCTCGGATTGCCGAAGTTCGATCTGACCCATTTGATTCTGCTTCGTCTCCCGAGGCCGTTCCTGTGAAGGTCGTTCTTCGCCCTCTTCAGACGACTTCGGACCTGGTATGAACTCTTACTTCTCAGTTTCGTTCATCCCTTTGGTTTTGTGTTTCGGTTGGCCGTTGGCTAACGCCTTGGACCTGACCcgtctttttagggtcctgggattGACGCTGCGCCACGTGTcg encodes:
- the LOC110803734 gene encoding pathogenesis-related protein PR-4 — encoded protein: MERNSVLVSVVVCLALAVSCAAQSASNVRATYHLYNPQNIGWNYLTASVYCATWDANQPLSWRQRYGWTAFCGPAGPRGQASCGKCLRVTNMATGAATTVRIVDQCSNGGLDLDVNVFNQIDTNRQGHAQGHLRVNYQFVSC